TTTCTCAACTCGTCGCTGCTAATGCGATTTCACCTAGGAGCCCGATTCTTTCGAGCTTGTGACCATTGGCGGCGAGGTTGATTGTCATGCCGTCGATACCAGTGTCCATGCAGGCCTGGAGCTTCTCTCCCACAGTGTCCGAGTCGCCAAAGATCAGGATTAGCTTGGCCATCTCGATGACCTCTTCAGACCATCCCTTTGCTGCAGCGACCTCGCGCAGATCCGATTCGGCCTCCTCCATGGTCGGAGCGACACAGACCATCTGTAACTTCGTCACCACTATCTCTGACCGATCGCGACCTAGGCGATCGCAATGTTGTTCGAGAACTTCCAGTTTCCTCGGAATCTCAGAGATCGGACCGGTAGCCAGATTGGACTCGTCTGCGTACTGAGCGACCATCCGTAAAGTTTTCTTCTCGCCATTGCCACCGATCATGATCGGAATGCGAGAGATCGGTAGTGGCGAATTGACCGCGTCGGATACCTGGTAGTGGTTCCCGGCAAAACTCACCGTTTCTCCACGAAGCATCGGAATCACGATCTTCAACGCCTCTTCGAGTTTCTCGAATCGATCAGTAAACGTGCCGAATTCGTAACCGAGAGAGTCGTGTTCGAGTTGGAACCAGCCTGCGCCGATCCCCAGAGTTGCCCTACCCGACGAGACGTGGTCAAGGGCAGTGACCGCCTTTGCCAGAAGAGTGGGGTGCC
This DNA window, taken from Acidimicrobiales bacterium, encodes the following:
- a CDS encoding LLM class F420-dependent oxidoreductase, whose product is MTRIGYQIPNFTYPGTPEAAIFDSVVAQAKAAEAAGFDRVFVMDHFYQLPGIGAPEEPMFECYSVLSALAQHTEKVRLSALVTGNTYRHPTLLAKAVTALDHVSSGRATLGIGAGWFQLEHDSLGYEFGTFTDRFEKLEEALKIVIPMLRGETVSFAGNHYQVSDAVNSPLPISRIPIMIGGNGEKKTLRMVAQYADESNLATGPISEIPRKLEVLEQHCDRLGRDRSEIVVTKLQMVCVAPTMEEAESDLREVAAAKGWSEEVIEMAKLILIFGDSDTVGEKLQACMDTGIDGMTINLAANGHKLERIGLLGEIALAATS